In the Streptomyces formicae genome, one interval contains:
- a CDS encoding GNAT family N-acetyltransferase, with translation MRRPRREESAMTEIKDDRARGVLEAREGGEVVGHVVYFTLDEPEAALVPVHTEVDSAHEGKGIAGALATELYAIAGREGFAVVPLCPYVAKWAERHPDQAPAASDALLRAALDKVRTDPSAW, from the coding sequence GTGAGGCGCCCACGGCGTGAGGAGAGTGCGATGACCGAGATCAAGGACGATCGGGCCCGGGGTGTGCTCGAAGCACGTGAGGGCGGTGAAGTCGTCGGTCACGTCGTCTACTTCACGCTGGACGAGCCCGAGGCCGCCCTCGTGCCGGTGCACACCGAAGTGGACTCCGCGCACGAGGGCAAGGGCATCGCCGGGGCGCTGGCCACCGAGCTCTACGCCATCGCCGGGCGGGAGGGCTTCGCGGTCGTGCCCCTGTGCCCGTACGTCGCGAAGTGGGCCGAGCGCCACCCCGACCAGGCGCCCGCCGCGTCGGACGCGCTGCTCAGGGCCGCCCTGGACAAGGTCAGGACGGACCCGTCGGCATGGTGA
- a CDS encoding acetylxylan esterase: MPHFDLPLDELRRYRPELTEPDDFDAFWEKSLLEARQFDLDARFEPVRLPLPGVSVFDVTYAGFGGHPIKGWLVLPAGATADEPLPAVVEYIGYGGGRGLAHMHLLWAAAGFAHFVMDTRGQGSGGWAQGDTPDPVGSGPAHPGYLTRGIEDPHAYYYRRVFVDAVRAVEAVRAHPLVDAGRIAALGASQGGGITLAVAGLVPDLTAIAPDVPFLCDFPRAATLTDRPPYSEIGLYLKARRGGEERVFQTLSYFDGVHFATRGRAPALFSAALQDMTCPPSTVFAAFNAYAGRERSMEVYSFNDHEGGGPYQQGVQLRWLSDHLRQ; the protein is encoded by the coding sequence GTGCCCCATTTCGACCTGCCTCTCGACGAACTACGCCGCTACCGGCCCGAGTTGACCGAGCCCGACGACTTCGACGCCTTCTGGGAGAAGAGCCTCCTCGAAGCGCGCCAGTTCGACCTCGACGCCCGCTTCGAGCCCGTGCGGCTGCCCCTGCCGGGTGTGAGTGTGTTCGATGTGACGTATGCGGGTTTCGGCGGGCATCCGATCAAGGGATGGCTGGTTCTGCCCGCGGGGGCCACGGCCGACGAGCCGTTGCCCGCCGTCGTCGAGTACATCGGCTACGGAGGCGGGCGTGGCCTCGCGCACATGCACCTGCTGTGGGCCGCCGCCGGGTTCGCGCACTTCGTGATGGACACCAGGGGGCAGGGCAGCGGGGGATGGGCGCAGGGTGACACCCCCGATCCGGTGGGCAGCGGGCCCGCGCACCCCGGGTATCTCACCCGTGGCATCGAGGACCCGCACGCGTACTACTACCGGCGCGTCTTCGTCGACGCGGTGCGGGCGGTGGAGGCGGTCCGCGCCCACCCCCTGGTGGACGCCGGGCGGATCGCCGCGCTCGGCGCGAGTCAGGGCGGCGGGATCACCCTCGCGGTCGCCGGACTCGTCCCCGACCTCACCGCCATCGCGCCCGACGTGCCGTTCCTCTGCGACTTCCCGCGTGCGGCCACCCTCACCGACCGGCCTCCGTACAGCGAGATCGGGCTCTACCTGAAGGCGCGCAGGGGCGGTGAGGAGCGGGTCTTCCAGACCTTGTCGTACTTCGACGGCGTGCACTTCGCCACCCGGGGCCGGGCGCCCGCGCTGTTCTCCGCGGCGCTGCAGGACATGACGTGCCCGCCGTCGACGGTGTTCGCCGCCTTCAACGCGTACGCGGGGCGGGAGCGTTCGATGGAGGTGTATTCCTTCAACGATCACGAGGGCGGCGGCCCCTACCAGCAGGGAGTGCAACTGCGGTGGCTGTCCGACCACTTGAGGCAGTGA